GTCATTGGCGTAGGTCCCCACAGCGATGCTGGTGCAGCGTCCCTTGGCATCGATCGGGAGCGGTCCACGAAGGGCGCCCGTTGAGATCGGCAACAGGTCGCGTTCCGTCACCGTTGTTCTGCCGATCAAGCGCCGACTTTCACGCCAGTACGGCATCAAAGCCAGGCTGGGGTCTTCTCCCGGAAAGGCGTTGCCGGGGCCAATCCAACCGCCGCTGCATTCCGACAGCGCAGCGAGAAAATCCTTGCTGTGACGCTGCATCTCATGGGCCAGATCTTCGCGTTCCTGGGCATCGGCACTGATGGCCCGACCGAGTCCGTTGTGCCAGTCATTGCCCTTCAGGGGCCAGTTCACCATGACCAGGCCCCCCGGCAGACGGCCATAGGTCACAGTTTTTTCAAGGCCAAAATTGGCAGTGCTGCGCTGAAAGGGGGCCCGTGGAATTGCATTGAGGTGCTGCTGAGCGAGCTCCCCATGCAATTGCCCCATCACCACCCACGTCGGTGACTGAACCGGTTGGCGTTGGAAGAACGTCTCGTTCTCAAGCCTTGATTGCTCAGGTGCGCTGGGTTCATCCCAGAGCTCCTTGGCTTCCCAACCCCAACGGAAAGGGGCCGAAGTCTGGGCCAGCAGATCACCAAGGTCACTGCCATCAATAAAGACCTTCGCTGCAACGGTCTCGACGCCATCAACTCTGAGGATCTGAACTGAGTGGATGTGCCCCTGAAGGCAATGGACTTGCTCCAGCCTGCAGTTGGCCCGCCACTCAAGCTTCGGCTCAGACGCCACCCAGCGTTGCAGGATCTGTTCCGCTGTCTGCGGTCGGTATCCGAAACAGCTCACCCAGTTGTGGTCCAGGCCCGTCGGTTCCTCCAGTTCCAGCTGCCGAAGAAAAGCGCCCCACAGTCCGGTCTGCCAGCAACTCAACTCATGGCCATCCGGAGCACAGACTCCAGCCGAGCTCACCATGCCTCCAAGCCATGGCCCTGGGGTGAGCAACGTCGTTTCAGCCCCTGATCTCGCGCTTTGCAGGGCGGCTGCGACACCCCCGCAGCCTCCGCCCCAAACCACCACATCGCGGTGCGTCATGGAAACGGGCTTTTGGAGTGGATCGCGATGGGCATGATCGTTAGAGTCTGGCGTCGCTGCGGTGCAGCGGAGTTCGAGTTTTTCTGATGCCTTACACCCTTACGACTCCGCTCTATTACGTCAACGATCGGCCCCATCTGGGCAGTACCTATACGACCTTGGCCTGCGATGCACTGGCGCGGTTCGAGCGCCTATGCCTGCAGGAGGTCACCTTCGTCACCGGCGTTGACGAGCATGGGCAAAAGATTCAACGCACGGCTGAACGACAGCAGCTCAGTCCTCAGGACCACTGCGACCGCGTCAGCAGCCGCTACCGCGACCTTTGGAAGCAGTGGGGGATTTCAGAGGATCGCTTCGTACGAACCACCAACCCGCGCCACTTGAAGTTGGTCGAGCAGTTCTATGAGCGGGTCAAGGCATCAGGCGACATCGTTGTCGGCAATCAGACGGGCTGGTACTGCGTCGATTGCGAGGAATACAAGGATGATCCTGCTGAGGCGGAGTCCCCGTCATGTGCGATCCACCGCAAGCCTCTGGAATGGCGCGATGAGGAGAACCTTTTCTTTCGGCTTTCCCGTTACCAGTCCGCCATTGAAGAGTTAGTGGCTCGGGACGACTTCATCGCTCCCGCCAGCAGACGTCAGGAGGTTCGAAATTTTGTCGCCCAGGGTCTGCGGGACTTCTCCATTTCCCGAGTGAATGTGTCCTGGGGGCTGCCCGTGCCCGATCATCCCGGCCACACCTTCTACGTCTGGTTTGATGCACTTCTTGGCTATCTGACCGCACTTCTCGATGACGGAGAACCGGTGTCTCTCGATCGACTCGGCTCCTGCGGTTGGCCCGCTTCCGTCCACGTGATTGGCAAGGACATTCTCCGCTTTCATGCCGTCTTCTGGCCTGCCATGTGCATGTCTGCGGGTCTGCCGGTACCGCAAAAGGTTTTCGGCCATGGCTTTCTCACCCGCGAGGGGCAAAAGATGGGGAAATCCCTCGGCAACGTGCTGGATCCAGAATTGCTGCTGGAGCGATGCGGCACCGATGCCGTTCGCTGGTACCTGTTGCGCGATATCCAATTCGGGGACGACGGTGATTTCCAACAGCAGCGCTTTGTCGATTTGGTCAATAACGATCTGGCCAACACCATCGGCAATCTTCTGAACCGCACCTCATCGATGGCGCGTAAGTGGTTTGACGACAGCGTTCCCCCTGCCGGGGCTGCCACTGACCCTGACCATCCCCTGGCTCTGAAGGCCGCTGTAACCGTCAGCACGGTGATGGACGCCATGCCGAATCTCGCCTTCAAGACCGCGGCCGAGTCGATTCTTCAATTGGCGATTGCAGCGAACGGCCATCTGAATGACACCGCTCCCTGGAGCCGAATGAAAGAACCCGGCCAAGAGGCCAGCGTGGGCGAAGATCTTTTCGCTGTGTTGGAGACCACTCGCATCGTCGGTCTTCTGCTCGCTCCGCTGCTGCCAGATCTCAGTCAGCGCATCCTGGCCCAGCTGGGGCAGTGTCTTGATTCCAATAACTGGTCGAATCAGCTGATCTGGGGCAGGCTGAGCTGCGGTTCCGCGCTGCCCAAACCAACCCCGGTGATGCAGCGGTTGGAACTGGATGAACCGCTTTGAGGGGAAGCATGCATTGCCTGTCTCGCTGTGGTCTGACAGCAGCCCTCGTGGCAACCTCGCTTCTGGCCGCCTGCAGTTCCAGCCGGCAGCTCACGATCGAACCAACGCCTTCGTTCGTCTTCCGATCTCTGGATTTGAGTCAGCGAGCCGACAATGGGAATCGCGACTGGGATTTGACCAGCCCAGAGGCGCGCTACGACCTGAGCAGTCGAACCATTCGCGCCCGGCGCCCCCAGGGGATCTTGTATCGCGACGATCAACCGCACTACCGGATCACCGCTGATCTGGCCACGGTGTTGAGGGATGGTGAACTCGTCATCCTTGAAGGCTCGGTTCATCTCCGTCAGTTGAACCAACGGGGGTTAACGATCAAGGGGGACAACCTGATTTGGACGCCCACTCAGTCGCGGATGGTGATCAATCAAAGGCCGATGGCGAGTGATGGCCAGACGCAAATCCGTTCCCGTGAACTGGCCTTTCAACAGGACACGGAACTCTTGGTCTTCGATGGCCCAACAGAGCTGAAACGTCGAGACGAGGCAAGCGATGACAGCACCCCCACAGACGACAATCCTGATTCAACAGTGGTGCGTGGTGGCAGCGGCACCTGGAATTTGCGGAGCGGTCTGATGCAGGCTCTGGGCCAGGTTGAGGCTGTTCGACGCGATGGCCGGAAGCTCAGTGCTTCAGGGTTAAGTGGCAACACCCGCGAGGGATTTCTCGATCTACAGGAGCCGGTGACGCTTCTTCTCGAGAACGACCGTGGCACCATCACCGCCGGCCGAACGCGCTGGTTGTTCTCTGCGCAGCAGCTCCAGTCCGTGCAACCAGTTCAGGCTGAATTGCAGAACAGCACAGTTCAAGGCAAGGGTTTCAAGCTTGATGAACGCAGCGGCACGGTGATCATCCCCAGCGACTGTCGTCTGCAGCAGAAGCAGGAAACCCTCACAGCTCGCCGTTGCAGTTGGAACTGGAACAGTGAACGGGTCGTGGCTGATGGAGATGTGGTGTTGCGCCGAAAGAAACCGGAGCAGACCACGCGGGCCTCAAGGATGGAAGCCACGATCACTGACGATGGGGAGATCCGTTTCGGCCAACCGGGTCAGCGTGTTGAATCAACGATCAAGCTGAATCCCAAGACCGATGCGAAACGTCCTCGGTCTCCAGTGTCGTTCTGAGTCGCTGGGCCCATCCCTCCAGCCATCGCTCATCTGAGCGGCTGAAACAACGGGGCGACCAGCCCCCCACAATCACCACCCCCTGCTGTCCCATGGGGCACACGAGAATTGCTGGAAGCGACTGCAGCATCCCGTCAAATTCGGCCCGACCGGGAAAAAGTGTGGTGTTCACGAGAGAGATGGTCTGTTCACGGTCCATGGCTCGCTTGGTGATGGCTCCTGGTTGGAAGGGGTCCTGACTGATCAGGCCCCTTCGCAACACAACCTGCTGACGCCAAAGCACCAGAACCGAAGCAGCTGGAGTCGCTGTCAGAAGCATGTGACTTCCCCAGGCCAGCTCCTGTTTCTGAACATCGTTGAGCTGCTCGAACAACACCAGTCCCTGCTCTCCCTTCAACGACACCTTCTCAGCTGATTTCGGGTTGGCCCTTGTCCAGAGAATGGCTACCAACATCAGTCCCACCGATGCCATACCTGCCAGAACCTCTGCCCTTTGGAGGTCTGGTGTGACCGTTCCCGCTAACCCCGCATTTGTCACGGTCAGACCCAGCAACAGGAGCGCACAGATCAGAACGACACGGGCGGGGGCTGGCATCAACGATGGGGGCTGTCAGAACGCAATCATCCTGCTCAAATACGGACACGTGTGTCCCTGCCATGACGACTCAAGAGGCCTTTGCCGCCATAGCGCTAGCCGCTGTTGCCTGTGATGGAAGACTCGGGAGGGATGAAGCACACGCCCTCCGCTGTCAACTGGAGTACCGATCCCTTTACAGCGACAGTTCTGAAGCTGCGATGGGGCAATTGTTTGATCGGTTGCTGCTGCTGCTGAGGGACCAGGGAGTTGATGGTCTGATTGCATCCGCCCTGCCCCAGCTCAACGCAAGACAGCAGCAGTCTGCCCTTGCCGTGGCGGCTCATCTTGTCCATGCCGATCGCAAGGTCACTTCGGAGGAGACCGAATTCCTGGATCAACTCACCTCTCAAATGTCTCTGCCCGTCAACGAGGCCCGCATGGTCGTTCAAGCAATTGAGGCCCTCAACCGCGACATGCTGGACAGCTAACGGCAGACTGAGGAAGTTATAACGCTTGATGGGATGTCCCTTTCCGCCCGACGCCTGTTGGCCAGCCTGCTTAGTTTCGGGATCTGTCTGCTTCTCTTGGCCCCTGCCAGCTTCGCGATAGCTCCTGCTGCCTTAGGCGGAAGCCTGCCGGAGACACTGGTGATCGACGAAGCGGATGTGCTCAGCCGTGCCAGTCGTGGCGAATTGGAGGCGAAGCTACGCAGTTTTGATGATCAACGGGTGGATGCCCGTCTGATCACCCTGCGTCGCCTGGATTACGGCATCAGTTTGAACAACTTTGGTGAGGAACTTCTCGAAAGCTGGAGTTCTCCGACTGGCAATCCTCTCTTGTTGATGTTGATCGAAACTCAGAACAAGAAATCCGCCGTGGTTGCGGATCAGGAGCTGGAAGCTCAGCTCCCCGCCAGCCTTCTTTCCAGTACCGCCCGCACAACGATGACTGTGCCCCTGCGGGAAGGGGACCGCTACCGCCAGGCTTCCGTGGATGGTCTGACGCGTCTTTCGACAGTTCTCTCAGGTGGAGAAGACCCGGGCCCCCCGCAGCAAATTGAACGCGTCACCCTGCCCACCAACATCCCAACCAAGGCGGAAACCGAAGAGAGCGATGCCACCAAATGGGTCATCATCCTTCTGGTGCTTGGAACCATCATTCCGATGGCGACCTGGTGGGTGTTCTCGCGCTGATTGAACGATTGAGATGAGCCGCCGTAACTGGATCAATTTATTCAGCTCCAATCAATCTGTTGAATTCTCCAGTGATCTTGAGCGTGGTTATGAGGCGGCTCTGCTCATTCAGAGTCTGGAACTGGAGTATTACGGAGACCGGCAGATCCGCCCTGACCTCAAGCTTTCCGTACCGAGAGCTGTTCAGGCCACGATTCTGCGCCGGTTTAAAACTGCACTGGCCATTTGCCGCAATTCAGCGGTCAATCTTTCTGAACAACGGGCGCAACTTGATTCTCAGGAGCTACGGCAACTCCAACTGATTGAAACCGTTGTCAGCCGCTATGGACCCCGACGTTCGAGTGGCTCACCCTCTATAAGTCGTTCACCGGACGCGCTGCCCCGTTCACTTCTGGGTGTCTTTGACAGTATTCGACTGCAGTTGGATCCCTCAACTGAGGACAATGTTGTTGCAGGCTATCGACGCCGTCGTGACAGCACGCTGATCTCCCTGCGTGTTCTGCTCTTGCTGATTCTGGTTCCCTTGCTGGTTCAGCAGATCGCCGGCACGTATCTGATCTCACCTGCGGTGAATCACTTTTCACCTGAACTTCCGTTCCTCAGTTACCCCAAGCCGCAGCTCGAGGAAAAGGCGGCTGAGAAGCTTCGCCTCTACAAACAGGAGCTGGAATTTGATGCGTTTTTAAAAGGTGTGCCGCCTTTGGATGATGTCCAGTTGCGTGACCAGCTCACCGAGAAGGCGACGGAGCTCAAACATGATGCTGATGAGGAGAGTCTGAAGGCGATCAAAAACGTCTTTGCTGATCTCGCAGGTCTGATCGCTTTTGCGGTTGTGTGCCTGATCAGTCGCGACGAACTGCGGGTTCTCCGAGGATTTGTTGATGAGGCTGTATACGGCCTGAGTGATTCCGCCAAGGCCTTCGCCATTATTTTGTTCACCGACATCTTTGTGGGTTATCACAGCCCTGAAGGCTGGTCTGTCTTGCTGGATGGAATCGCAGAGCATTTCGGCCTTCCATCCAGCCAGAGTTTCGTCAATCTCTTCATTGCGACCTTCCCTGTCGTGTTAGCGACGATCTTTAAGTATTGGATTTTCAGGTATCTCAACCGCGTCTCTCCGTCGTCCGTTGCGACCTTGAAAGGTATGAATGGCGGTGGTTGATCCAACGGCCGCTAACGAGCCCATGGTTTCAAGTTTCAACAACGGTTTGATTCTGGTCAGCGGGCCAGCGCGCAGTGGCAAGAGTCGGTGGGCAGAGCATCTGCTGCACAACCACCCTGATGTGACGTACATCGCGACGGCAGCTGCCCGACCAGAAGACCTTGAGTGGCAGAAACGTCTTGATGCTCACCGACAGCGTCGTCCTGAGCACTGGGCTGTAGCTGAATCCGGTGCTGAGCTGGTGGAGGTCATTGAGACCCTGTCGCCAGGTCAGTCCGTGCTGATCGATGCCCTTGGTGGTTTTGTCGCACATCATTTGGAGCTCGATGCATCCGCCTGGAATCTGTTGTGTGAACGACTGATCGCTGCCGTCACGTCATCGCGCTGCACTTTTGTGCTCGTGATTGAAGAGACAGGATGGGGTGTTGTTCCATCAACACGTATTGGTGGGCTGTTTCGAGACCGTTTGGGAGCTCTCGCTCAACAGTTGGATCGTGTTGCCGATGCTGCCTGGCTTGTTCTCCAGGGACGGGCTCTTGACCTTCATGCCCTTGGACGTGTGGTGCCATGACTGAGATGGAGCCACTGCGTATTGCACTGTTCGAGCCACAGATCCCACCAAACACGGGGAATATTGCGCGTACCTCTGCTGCCTTCAGAGTGCCGCTGACGCTGATCGAACCCCTTGGTTTCAAGGTCGATGATCGAAGCGTTCGCCGTGCCGGTCTCGATTACTGGCCGCACGTACAACTCTCCATCGCCTCAGATTTTCCGGCATTCCAGTCACAACTTCTGCCGGAGCAGAGGTTGATCGGCTGTAGTCGTCGCGGTGGTGCATCACTCTCCTCATTTGAATTCAAACGGGGTGATGTTCTGCTGTTTGGACGTGAAGACACCGGTCTGCCGGACCCGGTTCGCGAGGCCTGCAACACCATTCTGACGATTCCGATGCCCGGTGCCGCCGATGACGCTGGACAGGGTGGCGTGCGCAGCCTCAATCTTTCTGTGGCCTGTGCACTAGTGACCTACGTGGCTGGTCAGCAGTTGAGGTTGTGGTGATCACACCACTGCTCCAATCCCCCTTGCGCTGTGATGTTCGGCTCGTTACCTTCAGCGCGTCTGTTGGGTTTCATGCGCGCACTGCTTGCCGTAGCAACTGCTGTAACCCCTGTTTTGACGCTGGGAGTATGGAGCTCTCTGCCAGGAATTGCTGATAACGCCACGTTCAATCTCGCTGAATTACCCCCACTCCCAGTTGTTGAGTCTCCAGAGCCAGTTTCTCTCGCCAGCACAACAGACACCACAACCCGGCTTTGGTTCAAAGTTCTCTCGTCGACCCCACTGAACAGATTCGCTGATTTGCTTCGGCTGGACGCACAGAAGCTTGCGACGTTGAACAGCGTTTCTCCGGATCATGTTTTCGAGCCAACCAGTTGGCTTGCTCTTCCTGATTCAGCTCGGGTGGTTGCTGTGACTCTGTCGTCTCTCGATCGAGCCAGTGAACGCAAAACGCTTCCTGTTTCGGCCCCACCTCCAGTCAGCACTATCGCGAAAATTCAGCAGGGTGATTCACTCGCTGCATTTCTCAAGCGCCATGGCGTGACCCAAGCGCAGTTGAAGACCTTTAATCCCGGTGTTCAGCTCAATGCCTTGACGGTCGGTCGAGAACTTCAGATCGCTAACGCATCCTCAGGTCAGTCTGTTCTCGCTGTTCGTCCGCTCCGGAGCGGCGGTGCTGCCTGGCCTCAGCAAGCTCCATTGTCGACAGCTGACCAGCCTGACAGCCTGAAGCCGCCGATTGTTGGTTATCAGTGGCCGACAAAAGGTGTGTTCACCTCCGGTTATGGATGGCGTTGGGGTCGGATGCACAAAGGGATTGACATCGCCAACAACACAGGAACCCCGGTTATCGCTGCACGGGATGGCATTGTCTCCTTCTCCGGCTGGAGCGGTGCCTATGGCTATTTGGTTGAAATCGCCCATAGCGATGGTGAATCCACCCGTTACGCCCATAACAGTCGCCTTCTTGTCAAAAAAGGCCAGGTTGTTCCCCGTGGCGCGCGTATTTCTCTCATGGGAAGTACCGGTCGAAGCACAGGGCCCCACCTTCACTTTGAAATCCGTCGTGCCGGTGGTGCAGCTCTCAATCCTCTAGTCAAGCTGCCTGCTCGAAAGGCTTGAGCAGATAACGCTCCAGTCGGAAATAACAAGCATCTGGCTTGTCCCCAGGTTTGTCCAAAAAATGTCAGAGGGGAGACTTGAACTCCCGACCTCAGGGTTATGAATCCTGTGCTCTAACCAGCTGAGCTACTCTGACGCAGGCCCTTCAGGCCAGTCCCCATCATACATCTCGGGGTTCTGGCTCAGCGCATGTCGATGGCATTGAGTCGATCGCGAAATGACTTGGGCTGATCATCCAGGTTGGCTAGAGCATCCACCTGGACCGTCGGTCCTGGTGCCGTAGCTGGCTCGACGTTTCGCGCTGGCGCCGAACGACGGGGTGAACCGCGATTGACACCCATACTCCTGAGCTGACCTGATCGTTGGTCACGATCCAAGGGCTTTTTGCGCAGATCTCCCTTCAGCTGGTTCAGCAGACGAAAATGTCCGGTAGCGCTGAACTTTCGAAGCAGTGAAGGGTCCCAGCTCGTGAATTGGTCAGTCATCGTCTGAGTTTATGGCGACGGACGGCCATAGCCGTGATAGGTTGAAAAGTGAAACTGGAAGTCGAATCGACTACGTATTAAGTCGGTTGCGGCCTTCAGGTCATTCATTCTCCCTCCAATCATGACCGACAACGGTTGCCTGCGTGTTGGCCAGCAGGCCCCTGATTTCACAGCTACCGCTGTGGTGGACCAGGAGTTCAAGGAAATCACGCTGTCCCAGTACCGGGGCAAGTACGTGGTGCTGTTCTTCTACCCTCTGGATTTCACCTTCGTCTGCCCGACTGAAATCACGGCCTTCAGTGACCGTTATTCCGATTTCTCCAGCAAGAACACCGAAGTACTCGGCGTGTCCGTCGACAGCCAGTTCAGCCACCTGGCTTGGATTCAGACAGCGCGCAATCAGGGTGGCCTGGGCGACATCAACTATCCCCTCGTCGCTGACCTGAAGAAGGAAATCTCCACCGCCTACAACGTCCTTGATGACGCTGAGGGTGTTGCTCTGCGCGGGCTGTTCATCATCGATCCCGATGGTGTGATCATGCACGCCACCATCAACAATCTGCCCGTCGGCCGCAACGTTGATGAAACCCTTCGGGTTCTCCAGGCCTTCCAATACGTCCAGTCCAACCCCGACGAGGTTTGCCCTGCCAACTGGACTCCTGGTGAAAAGACCATGAAGCCTGATCCCAAGGGCTCCAAGGAGTATTTCTCTGCCATCGGCTGATTGCTTAAGCAGGCCCTTTCACCTGTTACCTCGGCCCTACCCCTCAAACGGGTGGGGCTTTTTTCATGAGTTGCTCTAAGGCAAGGGACAAGCTTTGATCCATGGCGATTGAGCGACCATCACTGACAACGATTCGTGCCAGAGAGGGCAAGCCCACCTTGCTGGTGCGCAGATAAACCGGTTCGACGTAGAGAAGACCTTCGCCAAGGGGAAGCACCAAGAGATTGCCCTGGACGAGTTCAAGATCCCCCTGATCCCAGAGGCCAAACACCTTGCTGACTTCCGGATCCTGATGAATCAGAGCCTGCACCTGTTCAGGACCCAGAATGTTCTTGTCTTTCGGGAAATCGATCAGCTCCAATTCACCGTAGTGCTCGCCATCGTTTCGGGCAGCCAGCCAGGCGGTGAGATTAGGCCGTGCCAGTGGTGTTAGAGGCTGAAGCAGGAGAAATTCCGAGTTGTCATTGCCCTGAACCTGAGCCGTAACGTGATAGGGCTCCACGTTGACTTTCTCGCCGCCATAAATCTCACTGGGGACCTGCCAGACATCATCACCGCTGTAAAAGATTCTTGGATCTTCGACGTGATATCGCTTTAGCTGGTTGACCTGAACATTGAAGAAATCCTCAGGCACTCTGAGGTGATCACGAACCAGCTGCGGCATGGACTGCATGGATTCAAACAAGCCTGGAAATGCGTCATCCCAGCCGTTCACAATCGGATCATCCTTCTCTGAGATATAAAGATGAATACTGCCGTTGTAAGCATCAACGATGGCCTTAACCGAGTTTCTTAAGTACCGATCAGAATCGTCGGAAGAGACCGCCGCACTGTAGGCAAGCGTGGAACTGTGGGTATAACCTTCAACGACCCAATACTGATGCTGTTGACGTTGAGCGGATCGTGCTTCCATCGTTCCAGCCGATTCGGGATAAGTCTCCGGGATCGAAATCAGATAAGGATCGCCACGGAAATCAATGAATGGAGCAATTGCTGAAACACGGCTTCTCACTTCACGACGGATCAATATTTTTGAATCAGCGGAGATTGCTTTTGTCGTCAGCAGTCGCGGCTCATGGAGATAAACCGCCGCTGCACAACGCTGAAGCCAGGATCCAATAGGGATCCCACCTGAACCTCGATAGTGGGTCTCAACATTGAGATCTCCCTCGGGATAATCGAATTCCGGAATCTCTGTTGGAGCAACTGCATAGGGAGATGGGAGCATCCCGTAGTAGAGAGCAGCATCGCCAACAGGGATCGCATCTCTAACCTCGGATTGATCGATTCCAAGTGCCTCATTTCCCTTGATTCGTGTTTCTGTACCGAGATCACTGATGAAATATGAGGGCAGACCATCGTTGCTGCGTTCGTTCACAGGGCTAACGGTGAATCCATAGCCGTGGGTAAAGATGAAATGGCGGTTCTGCCACGTTTTTGATCGCCTCGGTAACGCTGACTGATCCAATTCACGTGCAGAAACAATCACCTGTTGAGCCGAATCGCTGTCTTGATT
This genomic interval from Synechococcus sp. UW69 contains the following:
- a CDS encoding UPF0182 family protein, with product MRRLLLLLPLVVVAARMQIEWLWFEQFGWTDVLLKRWLLQFLFAGLALLPLMAARTWSRQFKHHNLTSAQGWRLTGWSYGTALLLSGGVVLISTMLTLDLVALTIRDPFQLREWVPSLLPDNGITAAVIVIKAVLITVAMAWRRTSPWLARIVAGSLVFVVARAWGIWSLALWIPNSSLQDPRLGADVSFGLGRFVGLHLGLELLVLSTAFTICFELWRCLANSQAISDWASPAFATRQLQLLRFLSAVLVLQMAGLVWLSRHQLLWSQHGLVAGAGWLQAHITLPLRAAATLLLVLIALALLLPCRQRLRQGLVLTLASLVALEMVATPLTRWLLVRPQEINLQAPYLADAIKATRWGFQLDHIERQVYEPKTRLSAMDLKQGASTLGNVRLWDSAPLLEANRQLQQLRVYYRFSNAAVDRYPLNQDSDSAQQVIVSARELDQSALPRRSKTWQNRHFIFTHGYGFTVSPVNERSNDGLPSYFISDLGTETRIKGNEALGIDQSEVRDAIPVGDAALYYGMLPSPYAVAPTEIPEFDYPEGDLNVETHYRGSGGIPIGSWLQRCAAAVYLHEPRLLTTKAISADSKILIRREVRSRVSAIAPFIDFRGDPYLISIPETYPESAGTMEARSAQRQQHQYWVVEGYTHSSTLAYSAAVSSDDSDRYLRNSVKAIVDAYNGSIHLYISEKDDPIVNGWDDAFPGLFESMQSMPQLVRDHLRVPEDFFNVQVNQLKRYHVEDPRIFYSGDDVWQVPSEIYGGEKVNVEPYHVTAQVQGNDNSEFLLLQPLTPLARPNLTAWLAARNDGEHYGELELIDFPKDKNILGPEQVQALIHQDPEVSKVFGLWDQGDLELVQGNLLVLPLGEGLLYVEPVYLRTSKVGLPSLARIVVSDGRSIAMDQSLSLALEQLMKKAPPV